One genomic window of Hydra vulgaris chromosome 03, alternate assembly HydraT2T_AEP includes the following:
- the LOC136078193 gene encoding ovalbumin-related protein X-like, with protein MTHVSINQFTWELYDQIVKNMNATENLFFSPFSIYAALSIVYCGSRKNTADQMKSVMKCVGDPESVDVHSEFKMIFEKIANNHNNGVIVDVDNRIWVSNNFTIENEFCKILSTFYDAEIKNVDFVSNPQHAVYVINQWVDLKTHGKIKSVITNQDISVDTRMVVTNAVYFKALWKHAFKNQNTRRSSFHISKKSSVNVPMMYQQNNYKLCNDKEFDSHILTLPYKDDSLEMMIILPNKIDGLRALEKKLLPAEKFWNKLQMWRTSCEGNIDVYIPKFKFSTSRNMKSCLVALGIKDLFSESVSNLSGISSSNDLFVSNIFHKAFIDVEEEGTEAAAVTAVLIEASCTKPTFKADHPFLFLIYDASLQLILFTGRFCYP; from the exons atgacgcATGTGTCAATAAATCAATTTACATGGGAATTATATGATCAGATAGTCAAAAACATGAATGCTACAGAGAACCTGTTTTTTTCACCTTTCAGTATATATGCTGCATTGTCCATTGTTTATTGTGGCTCTCGTAAGAATACAGCTGATCAGATGAAATCGGTAATGAAATGTGTTGGTGATCCAGAAAGTGTCGATGTTCATTCTGAATTTAAAATG atttttgaaaaaattgcaaataaccATAACAATGGTGTCATAGTAGATGTAGATAATCGTATCTGGGTTAGCAACAattttactattgaaaatgaGTTCTGCAAAATATTAAGCACGTTTTATGAcgcagaaataaaaaatgttgattttgttAGTAATCCTCAACATGCTGTTTATGTTATTAACCAGTGGGTAGATTTGAAAACTCACGGGAAAATAAAAAGCGTTATAACAAATCAGGACATTTCTGTTGATACTCGAATGGTTGTTACTAATGCAGTGTATTTTAAGGCATTATGGAAACatgcttttaaaaatcaaaatacaagGCGTTCATCTTTTCACATTTCGAAGAAGTCTTCTGTAAACGTACCAATgatgtatcaacaaaataattacaaattgtGTAATGATAAAGAGTTTGATTCACATATTTTGACTCTACCTTATAAGGATGATTCTCTAGAAATGATGATTATCTTGCCCAACAAAATTGATGGATTACGTGCTCTGGAAAAGAAGTTGCTTCCGGCGGAAAAGTTTTGGAACAAACTTCAAATGTGGAGAACGTCTTGCGAGGGTAACATTGACGTTTACATACCTAAATTTAAATTCTCGACAAGTAGAAACATGAAAAGTTGTTTAGTGGCACTaggaataaaagatttgttttcCGAGTCAGTTTCAAATTTAAGTGGAATAAGCAGCTCAAATGATTTGTTTGTTTCGAATATTTTTCACAAGGCATTTATAGATGTAGAAGAAGAAGGAACTGAAGCAGCGGCTGTCACAGCAGTTTTAATTGAAGCAAGCTGCACAAAACCAACTTTTAAAGCTGATCATCCTTTCTTGTTCTTAATTTATGATGCTTCTCttcaattaatattatttactggGAGATTTTGTTATccttaa